One region of Desulfobulbaceae bacterium genomic DNA includes:
- the typA gene encoding translational GTPase TypA, producing the protein MNQNSIRNVAIIAHVDHGKTTLVDQLFKQSGMFRDNRTVSERLMDSMDLERERGITIASKNGSYNFKDHHINIIDTPGHADFGGQVERVMRMADGALLLVDAQEGPMPQTYFVLKKALASALPIIVVINKIDKPAARCDWAINKVFDLFVKLNAPDHLLDFPVVYASAKAGYALHDLGDVNHDMSPISEMIVKFIPPPSGSPDAPLQMQVNTIDYSPYLGRLGIGKVVNGILRVNKDVAVVRRDGTIAQTRISKIFRFLSNEKVATDEAMVGEIVAVAGLDDVTVGVTFTDVDNPMPLPVIEIDPPTLSMNFIPNDSPFAGKEGKFVTSRHIEERLRKETLSDVALRVEPLTDAVGYRVSGRGELHLSILIEKMRREGYEFQVTRPEVITRVVNGVLEEPYEELTIDVDDQYQGAVIEKLGKLKGKMLEMANENGITRLLYQIPTRGLLGFRAKFMTDTKGMGVMNYVFSEYGPHAGEIINRQNGVLIVMATATTVAYALFNLQERGRLFLGPGIDVYAGQIIGENSRNTDMVVNPAKGKKLTNMRASGSDEAVILVPPVLMSLEDCIAYINDDELVEVTPKTIRLRKR; encoded by the coding sequence ATGAATCAGAATTCTATTAGAAACGTCGCCATTATCGCTCACGTCGATCATGGTAAAACTACCCTTGTTGATCAGCTTTTCAAGCAAAGCGGGATGTTCCGTGATAATCGGACCGTGTCCGAACGGTTGATGGATTCAATGGATCTGGAGCGGGAACGTGGTATCACCATTGCCTCCAAAAACGGATCGTACAATTTTAAAGATCATCACATTAACATCATTGATACCCCTGGTCATGCCGATTTCGGCGGCCAGGTAGAACGAGTTATGCGTATGGCAGATGGGGCATTGCTCCTGGTTGACGCACAGGAAGGCCCCATGCCTCAGACCTATTTTGTTCTCAAAAAGGCCCTGGCTTCCGCTCTGCCAATTATCGTTGTTATCAACAAGATCGACAAGCCCGCTGCTCGATGTGACTGGGCGATAAACAAGGTTTTCGATCTGTTCGTTAAGTTGAATGCACCTGATCATCTTCTTGATTTCCCCGTGGTATATGCCTCTGCCAAGGCCGGGTATGCCCTTCACGATCTGGGCGACGTTAATCATGACATGTCTCCGATCTCGGAGATGATTGTTAAATTTATCCCGCCTCCGAGCGGTAGTCCCGATGCACCCTTGCAGATGCAGGTCAACACTATTGATTACTCTCCCTATCTTGGTCGTCTGGGTATTGGCAAAGTGGTGAATGGTATCTTGCGTGTCAATAAGGATGTGGCTGTGGTCCGGAGAGATGGAACTATCGCCCAGACCAGAATCTCCAAGATCTTCCGGTTTTTGAGTAATGAGAAGGTTGCCACGGACGAGGCAATGGTTGGTGAAATTGTCGCTGTAGCTGGACTTGATGATGTAACCGTCGGCGTTACCTTTACTGATGTTGACAACCCAATGCCGTTGCCGGTTATTGAAATCGATCCGCCGACCTTGTCCATGAATTTTATTCCTAACGATTCTCCTTTCGCTGGTAAGGAGGGGAAGTTTGTCACCTCTCGTCACATTGAAGAGCGTCTGCGTAAGGAGACCTTGTCTGATGTCGCACTCCGGGTTGAGCCGTTGACTGACGCGGTAGGGTATCGAGTCTCTGGTCGCGGAGAGCTGCATCTCTCCATCCTCATCGAAAAGATGCGGCGCGAAGGGTATGAGTTTCAGGTTACCCGACCGGAGGTCATCACCCGGGTAGTCAATGGTGTTCTCGAAGAGCCTTACGAAGAGCTGACAATCGATGTTGATGATCAGTATCAGGGGGCAGTTATCGAAAAACTTGGCAAGTTAAAGGGCAAGATGCTGGAGATGGCCAATGAAAATGGCATTACCCGTCTGCTGTATCAGATCCCAACTCGTGGTCTGCTTGGTTTTCGTGCCAAGTTTATGACTGATACCAAAGGGATGGGGGTGATGAATTATGTGTTCTCTGAGTATGGACCCCATGCTGGAGAGATCATTAATCGTCAGAACGGAGTTCTGATAGTGATGGCAACTGCTACTACTGTGGCTTACGCCCTGTTTAACCTCCAAGAGCGTGGCCGTCTTTTCTTAGGACCAGGAATTGATGTTTATGCCGGGCAGATCATCGGCGAGAATTCACGTAACACCGACATGGTAGTTAATCCAGCCAAGGGGAAGAAGCTGACCAATATGCGCGCCTCAGGATCAGATGAGGCTGTTATACTTGTGCCGCCGGTATTGATGTCGTTGGAGGATTGCATCGCCTATATTAACGATGATGAGTTGGTGGAAGTTACACCTAAGACTATTCGTCTGCGTAAGCGATAA
- a CDS encoding valine--tRNA ligase, translating into MTSDTNQPIERTELAKAYEFHDIEERWYQSWLTQKTFQARMDEGKKSFSIVIPPPNVTGVLHIGHALNNTLQDILVRYRRMQGYNVLWVPGTDHAGIATQNVVERQLKAEGQDRHQIGRDKFIERVWTWRQESGGQIINQLKRLGCSCDWDRERFTMDEGLSKAVVKVFTTLYNQGLIYKGDYIINWCPRCHTALSDLEVEHEPTAGKLYRIRYPYTDGSGYLVVATTRPETMLGDTAVAVHPEDEHYNSKQNQSVMLPLVDREIPIVFDTHVEKEFGTGALKVTPAHDLNDFEIGRRHDLPLLSVMDQNGVMNEQAGKYQGLDRFKCRKQIVADLEELGLLDGIEDYEHGVGNCYRCHTVVEPQLSKQWFVSIKPLAEKAITAVKNGDIRLHPKNWENTYFDWMLNIRDWCISRQIWWGHQIPAWTCDACGELIVLDQEPESCPKCHNSKLTRETDVLDTWFSSALWPFSTLGWPDKTRELNTFYPTSVLITSFDILFFWVARMIMMGTHFMEEVPFRDVYLHALVRDANGQKMSKSKGNVMDPLVVMDKYGTDAFRFTLTAFAAQGRDIRISEDRIEGYRHFINKIWNASRFALMNLEEDTRPLTQETIADLSITNRWILSRTSNTIRQAQAALDDFQFNEVASLIYQFIWRELCDWYLEWIKPALYSDSPQAKAETRAVLLTVLETTLKLLHPISPFITEEIWHALPGPRTTIMLEPFPVPDKTWESEETETAVTLLMGVIGGIRNIRSEMQIHPSANITALLICADHTKQETLSLHAAHIKTMTKVTSLDIAAHGECPKGAASFIFENIAIFVPMQGLIDIDREMDKLTREREKIMVQLERIDAKLTNEKFMANAPVEIVAKEREKAAGFRETLAKIDENATRLQELKKES; encoded by the coding sequence AAGCCCGGATGGACGAGGGCAAAAAGTCCTTTTCCATCGTCATACCGCCGCCCAACGTTACCGGCGTTCTCCATATCGGCCATGCTCTAAACAATACCCTGCAAGATATCCTGGTTCGCTACCGACGGATGCAGGGATACAATGTCCTCTGGGTTCCGGGAACCGACCACGCCGGTATCGCCACCCAAAATGTTGTGGAACGGCAACTTAAGGCCGAAGGCCAGGATCGGCACCAGATTGGCCGCGATAAGTTTATTGAACGGGTTTGGACCTGGCGCCAGGAGTCAGGAGGACAGATCATCAACCAGCTCAAGCGCCTAGGGTGCTCCTGTGACTGGGACAGGGAACGATTCACCATGGACGAGGGTTTATCCAAGGCAGTGGTCAAGGTCTTCACCACCTTGTACAATCAAGGCCTGATCTACAAGGGCGACTATATCATCAACTGGTGCCCGCGCTGTCATACTGCCCTCTCCGATCTGGAAGTGGAACACGAACCTACTGCCGGCAAGCTCTATCGTATTCGCTATCCCTATACCGATGGCTCTGGTTATCTGGTCGTTGCTACTACCCGGCCGGAGACAATGCTTGGTGACACCGCTGTGGCCGTTCACCCTGAAGATGAGCACTACAACAGCAAGCAGAATCAATCGGTGATGCTCCCCCTTGTCGACCGGGAGATCCCCATCGTTTTTGATACTCACGTCGAAAAAGAGTTCGGCACCGGGGCGCTGAAGGTCACTCCCGCCCATGACTTAAACGACTTCGAGATCGGCCGCCGTCACGACCTTCCTCTGCTTTCAGTAATGGACCAAAACGGGGTAATGAACGAACAGGCAGGAAAATACCAAGGTCTCGACCGATTCAAGTGCCGAAAACAGATCGTCGCAGACCTTGAAGAGTTAGGCCTCTTGGACGGCATTGAAGATTACGAGCACGGAGTCGGCAACTGTTACCGCTGTCACACCGTAGTCGAACCACAACTCTCCAAACAATGGTTCGTCTCCATCAAACCGTTGGCCGAAAAAGCTATCACCGCCGTCAAAAACGGCGACATCCGTCTTCACCCCAAGAACTGGGAAAATACCTATTTCGACTGGATGCTCAATATCCGTGACTGGTGCATTTCAAGACAGATCTGGTGGGGACACCAAATTCCGGCCTGGACCTGTGATGCCTGTGGCGAACTAATCGTCCTCGACCAGGAACCTGAGTCCTGCCCCAAATGCCATAATTCAAAACTAACCAGAGAGACCGATGTTTTAGACACCTGGTTCAGCTCTGCACTCTGGCCATTCTCTACCTTAGGCTGGCCTGACAAGACTCGTGAACTCAACACCTTTTATCCGACCTCGGTACTGATCACCAGTTTCGACATCCTCTTCTTCTGGGTAGCCAGGATGATCATGATGGGCACCCACTTCATGGAAGAAGTACCCTTCCGCGATGTCTACCTCCACGCACTTGTGCGTGACGCTAATGGCCAAAAGATGAGTAAATCCAAGGGCAACGTCATGGATCCCCTGGTGGTTATGGATAAATACGGCACTGACGCCTTTCGTTTCACTCTTACCGCCTTCGCCGCCCAGGGCCGTGACATCAGAATCTCCGAAGATCGCATTGAAGGCTACCGTCACTTCATCAACAAGATTTGGAACGCCAGCCGCTTCGCCCTGATGAACCTTGAGGAGGACACCCGGCCTCTCACTCAGGAGACCATTGCGGACCTCTCCATCACCAATCGCTGGATCTTAAGCCGGACATCAAACACCATCCGTCAAGCACAGGCAGCTCTGGACGACTTCCAATTTAATGAGGTGGCCTCGTTAATTTACCAGTTCATCTGGCGCGAACTCTGCGATTGGTATTTAGAGTGGATTAAACCTGCCCTTTACAGCGACTCGCCTCAAGCCAAGGCCGAAACCCGCGCCGTGCTGCTGACAGTCCTTGAAACGACGCTCAAGCTGCTCCACCCAATCTCCCCGTTCATCACCGAAGAGATCTGGCACGCCCTGCCCGGCCCCCGCACCACCATCATGCTCGAACCCTTTCCCGTTCCCGACAAAACTTGGGAAAGTGAAGAGACTGAAACTGCCGTCACCCTGTTGATGGGGGTCATCGGCGGCATCCGCAACATCAGAAGCGAGATGCAGATCCACCCTTCCGCCAACATCACCGCACTGCTCATCTGTGCTGATCACACCAAACAAGAGACTTTGAGCCTTCATGCGGCGCATATCAAGACCATGACCAAGGTGACCAGTCTCGACATTGCCGCACACGGTGAATGTCCAAAAGGTGCGGCATCGTTTATCTTTGAAAACATCGCTATTTTTGTCCCCATGCAGGGACTCATCGATATTGATCGTGAGATGGATAAGCTAACGCGCGAACGGGAAAAAATCATGGTCCAGCTGGAAAGGATTGACGCCAAGCTGACCAATGAAAAATTCATGGCCAACGCCCCTGTAGAGATTGTTGCCAAGGAACGGGAAAAAGCGGCTGGCTTCCGAGAGACGCTGGCCAAGATTGACGAAAATGCCACCAGGCTGCAGGAGCTAAAGAAAGAGTCGTAA